A stretch of DNA from Mesorhizobium onobrychidis:
CTTGCCGAGAATGTCGATCAACGGCACATCGTGCCAGCCGGCCAGCGTCGGCGGTGCGATCACGATCCCGGCTTTGGGATCGAGCGGACCCGGTGCGCCGATGCCGATGCCGACGACATCCGCCTGTGGGCGCTGTGTCAGAAGAGCCCCGGCCAGTGCGATGATCTGGCCGATCACCGCATCCGATCCCGCGATCGCCATCGTCGGCGCCGAAACCTGCGCGACAACCCGGCCGCCGCTCTCGACCAGCGCGCCGCGCAGCTCCGTTCCGCCGAGATCGAAGGCGAGGGCCAGTCTTGTCATCAGGCGGCGACCTTCAGCCCATGCAGCCAGGCCATGCGCTGCGCGAGGTCGGGGTCGCCGAATGCCAGCGATCCGAGCACCACCGTCTCGGCCCCGGCGGCGCGCAGGCGCGGCACGGTCTCGTGGCGGATGCCCCCGTCGGCAGCCAGGATGATATCGGCCTCCCGGCCGGCTTGCCGCATCAATGTACGCGCCTCTATCAGGCGTGGGCAGGCCTGTTCGGAAAGGCTCTGGCCCTTGACGCCGATAGATGTGCCAAGAAGCGTCACAAACGCGACTTCGGGCAGGAACGGGGTGACCGCAGCGACCGGCGTTTCCAGCCTGAGCACCACGCCGGCTTCGGCGCCGAGCTCACGCGCCAGTTGCACGGCGCGCAGGCCGGCTTCGCCGTTTTCGGCATGGACGCTGACCAGGTCGGCGCCGGCCTCGATGAACTGACGCGTCTGCTCCTCGACGATCTCGGCTTCGACCATCAGGTGCACAT
This window harbors:
- a CDS encoding ribulose-phosphate 3-epimerase, yielding MTTKFLSGPDAIAALPRSRLLGEFSLWSADLANMERDLKRIEPHVDLHHIDVADARFTPGFLFFPDLVARIAGLTAKPIHVHLMVEAEIVEEQTRQFIEAGADLVSVHAENGEAGLRAVQLARELGAEAGVVLRLETPVAAVTPFLPEVAFVTLLGTSIGVKGQSLSEQACPRLIEARTLMRQAGREADIILAADGGIRHETVPRLRAAGAETVVLGSLAFGDPDLAQRMAWLHGLKVAA